A window of the Nisaea acidiphila genome harbors these coding sequences:
- a CDS encoding NADH:flavin oxidoreductase/NADH oxidase: MSSHLFSPISFRGLTLDDRIAVSAMCQYQAENGTANDWHLMHYGTLSMGAGNLLITEATAVSAVGRISPNCLGLYTAEHETAIKRFVDFCKTHGTAKLGIQIAHSGRKGSTQPPGKGGKPIAIADGGWETVGPSGLGYADWAAPRMLDDAGLAQVKAEFVETTKRSDRIGFDLAELHGGHGYLLHQFVSPLSNQRTDGYGGSLANRLRFPLEVFEACRAVWPEDKPFAVRFSATDWVDGGFTADEAVVYAKELKALGCDFIDVTTGGLDPRQKIDVKPGYQVFLAEKIKKEAGIATMAVGMIVSAQQAENIVASGEADMVALARGVMDDPRWAWHAAQELGETVAYPAQYARCAPAAWPGAAWKGKQIV; encoded by the coding sequence ATGAGCAGTCATCTTTTTTCCCCGATCAGTTTCCGCGGACTCACCCTCGACGACCGGATCGCGGTCTCCGCGATGTGCCAGTACCAGGCAGAGAACGGCACCGCGAACGACTGGCATCTGATGCATTACGGCACGCTTTCGATGGGCGCCGGTAACCTGCTGATCACGGAAGCGACCGCGGTCTCGGCGGTCGGCCGGATCTCCCCGAACTGCCTCGGCCTCTATACCGCCGAACACGAAACGGCGATCAAGCGCTTCGTTGATTTCTGCAAGACACATGGCACGGCGAAGCTCGGCATCCAGATCGCCCATTCCGGCCGCAAGGGCTCGACGCAACCTCCCGGCAAGGGCGGTAAGCCGATCGCGATCGCGGATGGCGGCTGGGAAACGGTCGGACCGTCCGGCCTCGGTTATGCCGACTGGGCGGCCCCGCGCATGCTCGACGATGCCGGACTCGCGCAGGTGAAGGCTGAGTTCGTCGAGACGACGAAGCGCTCGGACCGGATCGGTTTCGACCTCGCCGAACTGCATGGCGGACACGGCTATCTACTGCACCAGTTTGTCTCGCCGCTCAGCAATCAGCGAACCGACGGATATGGCGGCAGCCTCGCAAATCGTCTGCGCTTCCCGCTTGAGGTCTTCGAAGCCTGCCGTGCGGTGTGGCCCGAGGACAAGCCTTTCGCCGTGCGATTCTCCGCGACCGACTGGGTCGATGGCGGGTTCACAGCGGACGAAGCGGTCGTCTACGCGAAGGAACTTAAGGCACTGGGCTGCGATTTCATCGACGTGACCACCGGCGGGCTCGACCCGCGCCAGAAGATTGACGTCAAGCCCGGTTATCAGGTCTTCCTGGCTGAGAAGATCAAGAAAGAAGCCGGCATCGCGACCATGGCGGTCGGCATGATCGTGTCCGCGCAGCAGGCGGAAAACATCGTCGCCAGCGGGGAAGCCGATATGGTCGCGCTGGCCCGCGGTGTGATGGACGACCCGCGCTGGGCCTGGCATGCCGCGCAAGAACTCGGCGAAACCGTCGCCTATCCGGCGCAATATGCGCGCTGCGCCCCGGCGGCGTGGCCCGGAGCGGCCTGGAAAGGCAAGCAGATCGTCTAG
- a CDS encoding PaaI family thioesterase, which translates to MTKISNAEMERIAREEVPAVGQYGVRFDEIGDGTARAVLPYQEDFLRPGGTVSGPVMMGLADVVVYACVLSRIGIVKLAVTTSLNANFLRRPKPADLIAEGRLLKCGKRLAYGEVTLFSAGEEDDPVCHVTATYSIPPEEQR; encoded by the coding sequence ATGACGAAGATATCCAATGCTGAAATGGAGCGGATTGCCCGCGAGGAAGTGCCCGCTGTCGGCCAGTACGGGGTGAGGTTCGATGAAATCGGCGACGGTACGGCCCGGGCCGTTCTTCCGTACCAGGAAGATTTTCTCCGGCCAGGCGGGACTGTGAGCGGTCCGGTGATGATGGGACTGGCCGACGTTGTGGTCTATGCCTGCGTGCTGTCGCGGATCGGGATCGTGAAGCTCGCGGTCACGACAAGCCTCAACGCCAATTTTCTCCGCCGGCCCAAGCCGGCGGACCTCATCGCCGAAGGCCGCCTGCTGAAATGCGGAAAACGCCTGGCCTATGGCGAGGTGACGCTGTTCAGCGCCGGGGAAGAGGACGACCCGGTCTGCCACGTCACGGCGACCTATTCCATCCCTCCGGAAGAGCAGAGATGA
- a CDS encoding aldose 1-epimerase has product MSRDEIIRLSEGGLHAELWPAGGGRVTAFYSVEGGERFDWMVPAPQSDIARGATGSWGSFPLVPFSNRIRDARFEWDGEIHHIEATEKGAPNAIHGHGRSLAWTVERASERSVSMSYRYVPGDWPFAYRAEQEVSLEGGVFSIELRLTNESEKPMPAGLGHHPYFPWRGGPVLKADFGSYWPAVDGVLPAGPLPVPDAYEFREGRPLPRGLDTGFSGVEGAFALTWPECRTTLDVSVAGGLGHVILFSPDGRDFFCAEPVTHSIDAVNLAAGGVPETGLRRLEAGASMTVEIMLRPTVF; this is encoded by the coding sequence ATGAGCCGGGATGAAATCATCCGGCTGTCCGAGGGCGGGCTTCATGCCGAACTCTGGCCTGCTGGCGGCGGTCGTGTGACCGCCTTCTACAGCGTCGAAGGCGGTGAGCGGTTCGATTGGATGGTGCCGGCCCCGCAGAGCGATATCGCGAGGGGCGCTACCGGTTCATGGGGGAGTTTCCCGCTCGTTCCGTTTTCCAACCGCATCCGTGACGCCCGTTTTGAATGGGACGGAGAAATCCATCATATCGAGGCCACGGAGAAGGGGGCGCCGAATGCGATTCATGGGCACGGCAGATCCCTTGCCTGGACCGTCGAGCGGGCGTCGGAACGGTCCGTCTCGATGTCCTACCGCTATGTTCCGGGAGACTGGCCATTTGCCTATCGGGCCGAACAAGAGGTCTCCCTCGAGGGCGGCGTGTTTTCCATCGAACTGCGGCTGACAAACGAGAGCGAAAAGCCGATGCCCGCAGGGCTCGGGCACCATCCTTATTTTCCCTGGCGTGGGGGGCCGGTTCTGAAAGCCGATTTTGGCAGTTATTGGCCCGCCGTGGACGGTGTTCTGCCGGCCGGACCGTTACCGGTGCCAGACGCATATGAGTTCCGCGAGGGCAGGCCGCTGCCGCGTGGTCTGGATACCGGGTTCTCGGGGGTCGAGGGGGCGTTTGCGCTTACCTGGCCGGAGTGCCGCACGACGCTCGACGTAAGCGTGGCAGGAGGGCTCGGACATGTCATTCTCTTCTCGCCCGATGGCCGCGATTTCTTTTGTGCCGAGCCGGTTACCCATTCGATCGACGCGGTCAATCTTGCGGCCGGAGGCGTCCCCGAAACAGGCCTGCGCCGTTTGGAGGCGGGCGCGTCGATGACCGTCGAGATCATGCTCCGCCCGACAGTTTTCTAG
- a CDS encoding PAS domain-containing protein, which yields MFCPPGSPSADALFSAIESAPDWQEPASVELELVSASPTPRFFTFTVGKFDEASSLVLIFDMTAHMTNAHELEDRRLELEAIFDYAPVMIGLKSVDGRWRKINRFFADVLETSPDELIGKRSEEIWPPEMYERVQKHDQRILSSGRTATQVLTSTSNPGERSIYGTKFAVRDNAGSLAQIGFVGVDISDLVEAKKEADLMALRLREAQRIGNVAYWTWDPVSDVLFWSDELFTLLGWDPANPPQNASDYFECIHPDDRAAFLDRTRRVDQGARVTIEYRFTAPDGRTIWLHDEALPRLTPDGQKFGFIHDITERKESEIRLRESEMRLSLAKRIAGIGTWEVDQKTRALVWSDEVYAIFGQNKSEQPISISKWMKLLHPGDHESYLRLRGLSIANRRTYQVEYRVLHPDGTHRIVLEHGEHEFDPDGTLSYTRGTVQDITELKNLRNRAIEAEKLEATAALAGGLTHDFNNILGAIAGNLDIMEIRGAARLGFEPPLDRIRQAVHSGQSLTQRLLNFSQNSPPAPKPVSMNRAIEGFAALARSGLRDGYTLTLDVSSAPLVCEIDKNGLETALLNQIINAKQAMPDGGPITISLSRAGTGEPPDTLPPARYVKISVADAGPGMAPDVANHAFNAFFTTKRECGGTGLGLYMVRNFALQHGGDAVLHTAPGRGTRLTLYLPESTARQAEVSDPASEERASDRQTRILIVEDQPGIRAFIEDCLVDDGYEVSAVATTRDALERLENDGSSFDAMICDINLGSAVDGFDVAKRCRDLQLDYPIVFVSGFADGARALSAVADFNADLIKKPFGVADLRSTLKKALARSRRPTP from the coding sequence TTGTTCTGCCCCCCCGGCTCGCCGAGCGCTGACGCTCTTTTCTCGGCGATTGAAAGCGCGCCGGACTGGCAGGAGCCGGCCTCGGTCGAGCTCGAACTGGTATCGGCATCCCCCACTCCGCGCTTCTTCACCTTCACCGTCGGCAAGTTCGATGAGGCATCGTCCCTCGTTCTCATCTTCGACATGACAGCGCACATGACCAATGCGCACGAACTGGAAGACCGGAGACTGGAACTCGAAGCGATCTTCGACTACGCGCCGGTCATGATCGGTTTGAAGTCGGTCGATGGGAGATGGCGAAAAATCAATCGCTTCTTCGCCGATGTGCTGGAAACGTCGCCAGACGAATTGATCGGGAAACGATCCGAGGAGATCTGGCCACCCGAAATGTACGAACGCGTACAGAAACATGACCAACGAATTCTTTCGTCCGGACGAACGGCAACCCAGGTCCTGACGTCCACCTCCAATCCAGGCGAGCGATCCATCTACGGGACGAAATTCGCGGTCAGGGACAATGCCGGATCCCTCGCCCAAATCGGCTTTGTCGGCGTCGACATCAGCGACCTGGTGGAGGCGAAGAAAGAAGCCGATCTGATGGCGCTGCGGCTCCGAGAGGCGCAGCGGATCGGCAACGTCGCCTACTGGACCTGGGACCCGGTATCGGACGTGCTTTTCTGGTCGGATGAGCTCTTCACGCTCCTAGGATGGGATCCTGCCAATCCGCCCCAAAACGCCTCCGACTATTTCGAGTGCATTCACCCCGACGACCGCGCCGCCTTCCTCGATCGGACACGGCGCGTCGATCAAGGCGCCCGGGTCACGATAGAATACCGCTTTACCGCTCCGGATGGGCGGACGATCTGGCTGCACGACGAGGCGCTTCCTCGACTGACACCAGATGGACAGAAGTTCGGCTTCATCCATGACATCACAGAGCGCAAGGAAAGTGAGATTCGCCTGCGAGAGTCGGAAATGCGGCTCTCCCTTGCCAAGCGGATTGCTGGGATCGGAACGTGGGAGGTCGACCAGAAAACACGTGCGCTTGTGTGGTCGGACGAGGTCTACGCAATCTTCGGACAGAACAAGAGCGAGCAGCCTATCTCCATTTCCAAATGGATGAAATTGCTTCATCCCGGTGATCACGAGAGCTACCTCAGATTGCGCGGGCTATCGATCGCCAATCGGCGCACTTACCAGGTCGAGTATCGTGTGCTGCATCCGGACGGAACGCATCGGATCGTACTCGAACATGGCGAGCATGAATTCGATCCAGACGGAACACTGAGTTATACGCGCGGGACGGTTCAGGACATCACCGAGCTGAAGAACCTCCGGAACCGGGCGATCGAAGCCGAAAAGCTCGAAGCCACCGCCGCCCTTGCCGGCGGTTTGACACATGATTTCAACAATATCCTCGGAGCGATCGCCGGAAACCTCGATATCATGGAAATCAGGGGAGCCGCACGGCTTGGCTTCGAGCCTCCGCTCGACCGGATCCGACAGGCGGTCCACTCAGGACAATCCCTAACCCAGCGGCTGCTGAACTTTTCCCAGAACAGTCCCCCGGCCCCGAAACCGGTATCGATGAACCGGGCGATCGAAGGCTTCGCGGCATTGGCTCGCTCGGGTCTCAGGGACGGTTACACGCTGACCCTTGATGTTTCCTCCGCTCCGCTGGTCTGCGAAATCGATAAGAATGGCCTTGAAACCGCGCTATTGAACCAAATCATAAATGCAAAACAGGCCATGCCGGACGGCGGCCCGATCACAATTTCGCTCTCCCGCGCCGGGACAGGGGAACCGCCGGACACATTGCCGCCCGCCCGCTACGTCAAAATCTCCGTCGCAGACGCCGGGCCGGGCATGGCACCGGACGTCGCCAACCACGCATTCAATGCATTCTTCACGACCAAGAGGGAGTGCGGCGGAACCGGCCTCGGGCTCTACATGGTCCGGAACTTCGCGTTGCAGCATGGCGGAGACGCCGTCCTCCACACAGCGCCAGGACGCGGCACCCGTCTCACACTTTATCTCCCCGAAAGCACGGCGCGACAGGCGGAAGTCAGCGATCCAGCGAGTGAAGAAAGAGCATCCGATCGGCAAACCAGAATCTTGATCGTCGAGGATCAACCCGGCATCCGCGCCTTCATCGAGGACTGCCTCGTTGACGACGGCTACGAGGTTAGCGCCGTCGCGACAACGCGCGATGCCCTCGAACGTCTGGAGAACGACGGTTCCTCTTTCGATGCCATGATCTGCGACATCAATCTTGGCTCCGCCGTTGATGGATTTGACGTTGCGAAGCGTTGCCGCGATCTGCAACTGGATTATCCGATCGTCTTCGTATCGGGCTTCGCCGACGGCGCTCGCGCCTTGAGCGCGGTGGCCGATTTCAATGCGGACCTGATCAAGAAGCCCTTCGGGGTTGCCGACCTTCGAAGCACATTGAAAAAAGCTCTGGCTCGGAGTCGGCGGCCCACTCCGTGA
- a CDS encoding response regulator transcription factor, with protein sequence MFKSLLIADDHTVVRETLADYLEASNPCLTIYQAANFEDMWRARDLHGEPEALLVDWRMPGCSGLEGTRRTIEIFPNSSVVIFSGEMTNSDLQAARTLGVDGYIPKSFGARAVVECLHSIERDGAHFPRDFAALECDIRLPSDSRRQSGPERIQGMISPRQTEVLRLAAVGFLNKEIANQLSISEPTVKEHMSNILRTLRAKNRTDAARIARELSLI encoded by the coding sequence ATGTTTAAATCACTCTTGATTGCAGACGATCATACCGTGGTCAGGGAAACGCTCGCGGATTACCTTGAAGCATCCAATCCCTGTCTCACAATCTACCAAGCGGCGAATTTCGAAGATATGTGGCGTGCCCGGGACCTGCATGGTGAACCGGAGGCCCTGCTTGTCGACTGGCGCATGCCGGGATGCAGCGGGTTAGAGGGAACACGACGCACGATAGAGATTTTTCCGAATTCCAGTGTCGTTATCTTCTCCGGTGAAATGACCAATTCGGACCTGCAGGCGGCGCGTACGCTCGGCGTCGACGGGTATATTCCGAAGAGCTTCGGAGCGCGGGCCGTGGTCGAGTGTCTCCATTCGATCGAACGGGACGGGGCGCACTTTCCGAGAGACTTCGCCGCTCTGGAGTGCGACATCCGGCTACCATCCGATTCCCGCCGGCAGTCTGGCCCGGAGAGAATTCAAGGAATGATTTCGCCGCGACAAACTGAAGTGCTTCGTCTTGCAGCGGTCGGATTCCTGAACAAAGAAATTGCAAACCAGCTGAGCATCTCAGAGCCGACCGTAAAAGAACACATGTCCAATATCCTGCGCACACTGAGAGCAAAAAACCGAACCGACGCGGCCCGGATTGCCCGCGAACTCTCACTCATTTAG
- the rplM gene encoding 50S ribosomal protein L13 yields the protein MRTYSAKPSEIEKKWWIVDAEGVVLGRLATVLANYLRGKHKPTFTPNMDCGDNIVVINADKVKLTGNKLTDKTFYWHTGYPGGIKSRTMDKILGGKHPERVIEKAVQRMINRGPLGRKQMGNLRIYAGTEHPHEAQQPEVLDVAAMNPKNKR from the coding sequence ATGCGTACCTACTCGGCAAAACCGAGCGAGATCGAGAAGAAGTGGTGGATCGTCGACGCCGAGGGCGTCGTGCTCGGCCGACTCGCAACCGTTCTCGCCAATTATCTGCGCGGCAAGCACAAGCCGACCTTCACCCCGAACATGGATTGCGGCGATAACATCGTCGTCATCAATGCCGACAAGGTGAAGCTGACCGGCAACAAGCTGACCGACAAGACCTTCTACTGGCACACCGGCTATCCGGGCGGCATCAAGTCCCGCACCATGGACAAGATCCTGGGCGGCAAGCATCCGGAGCGGGTCATCGAGAAGGCCGTGCAGCGCATGATCAACCGTGGCCCGCTCGGCCGCAAGCAGATGGGCAACCTGCGCATCTATGCCGGCACCGAGCATCCGCATGAGGCGCAGCAGCCCGAAGTGCTGGATGTCGCCGCGATGAACCCGAAGAACAAGAGGTAA
- the rpsI gene encoding 30S ribosomal protein S9 encodes MEALEALKEGAEAAAPAEPKLDQFGRAYATGKRKNAIARVWIKPGSGKITVNGRDDSVYFARPVLRMMINQPFGITDRKDQFDVYATVTGGGLSGQAGAVRHGISKALTYFEPGLRPALKKEGFLTRDPRVVERKKYGKAKARRSFQFSKR; translated from the coding sequence ATGGAAGCGCTCGAGGCCCTGAAAGAGGGTGCGGAAGCCGCTGCGCCGGCGGAGCCGAAGCTGGACCAGTTCGGCCGCGCCTACGCCACCGGCAAGCGCAAGAACGCCATCGCCCGTGTCTGGATCAAGCCGGGCAGCGGCAAGATCACCGTGAACGGCCGTGATGACAGTGTCTATTTCGCTCGTCCGGTGCTGCGCATGATGATCAATCAGCCGTTCGGCATCACCGACCGGAAGGATCAGTTCGACGTCTACGCGACCGTCACCGGCGGTGGCCTTTCCGGCCAGGCCGGAGCGGTGCGTCACGGTATTTCCAAGGCGCTGACCTACTTCGAACCGGGCCTGCGTCCGGCCTTGAAGAAGGAAGGCTTCCTGACCCGTGATCCGCGTGTGGTCGAGCGTAAGAAATACGGTAAGGCCAAGGCGCGCCGGAGCTTCCAGTTCTCCAAGCGTTAA
- a CDS encoding LysR family transcriptional regulator: protein MDQSETTFLRVVEAGSLRAAAEQLGTDPSAISRRLASLESRLGVKLLTRSTRRSVPTEAGLQYYDGMRRLADEQLALEAKVSGQMELPSGLLRVAAPLDFGSLFIAPVLHDLISVFPALDVEMLLGSEFEQIAQQSIDVAVRIGKLPDSSLICRRLGEVPRVLVGATSYFEDRGIPARPADLRNHEFVFYARRQADAPVTFEGPCGREEVDVSGRFTVNSVSAVRSLVENGCGLHVGPLWAFKDGISDGRLKAILTDYQLDAYPIHVLYHSAGFVPAKVRRFIDFLDAAIQRQPGKFAT from the coding sequence ATGGATCAATCCGAGACCACATTTCTTCGCGTCGTTGAAGCTGGCAGTCTCCGCGCGGCAGCGGAACAGCTGGGGACCGATCCGTCTGCGATCAGCCGACGCCTCGCCAGCCTTGAAAGTCGCTTGGGGGTCAAACTTCTGACGCGTTCCACCCGTCGTTCGGTGCCAACAGAGGCCGGGCTACAGTATTATGATGGGATGCGGCGGCTGGCCGACGAGCAGCTCGCGCTCGAAGCTAAAGTTTCGGGCCAAATGGAATTGCCAAGCGGTTTGTTGCGGGTCGCAGCACCTCTGGATTTTGGCTCGTTGTTCATCGCTCCTGTGTTGCATGATCTGATTAGTGTATTCCCTGCCCTCGACGTTGAGATGCTGCTCGGAAGTGAGTTTGAACAAATCGCTCAACAAAGCATCGACGTCGCAGTCCGAATTGGCAAACTACCCGACTCAAGCCTGATTTGCCGCAGGCTTGGCGAGGTACCCCGCGTTCTTGTTGGCGCAACATCATACTTTGAAGACCGAGGCATACCCGCGCGCCCGGCCGATTTGCGCAATCACGAGTTTGTCTTCTATGCGAGACGGCAAGCAGACGCACCAGTAACGTTTGAAGGCCCCTGCGGACGAGAGGAGGTTGATGTCTCGGGGCGGTTTACTGTTAACAGTGTCTCCGCGGTGCGCTCTCTAGTCGAGAATGGTTGCGGCCTTCACGTTGGCCCGCTGTGGGCATTCAAAGACGGGATTTCCGATGGGCGCCTCAAGGCCATATTGACTGATTACCAATTGGACGCTTATCCGATACACGTTCTGTATCACTCTGCGGGATTTGTGCCAGCAAAGGTAAGACGGTTCATCGACTTTCTGGACGCGGCAATTCAGAGACAGCCCGGCAAGTTTGCGACATAG
- a CDS encoding SDR family oxidoreductase, whose product MSETNNKDLSGKVALITGAARNMGRAFAVALASRGASIVVHYHSDASVTDAEETARLVKDAGGQTLLVQGDLAVPANAESIFANAKSAFGRIDIVINNAGLVIKKPIMECSEEDFDRSFGINAKAAFFVMQQAARCIEDGGRVISMGTSLLGAFTPMYGVYAGSKAPLEDFSRALAKEIGGRGVTVNTVAPGPIDTPFFHGEENEQSVAYLKAASVTGRLGEIEDIVPTINFLTAAESQWITGQTIFVNGGFVTR is encoded by the coding sequence ATGTCTGAGACGAACAACAAGGACTTGAGCGGGAAGGTCGCCCTCATTACCGGCGCGGCGCGCAATATGGGCAGGGCGTTTGCCGTTGCCCTCGCAAGCCGTGGTGCCAGCATCGTTGTGCACTATCATTCCGACGCATCCGTGACTGATGCCGAGGAGACGGCTCGGTTAGTCAAGGACGCAGGGGGGCAAACCTTGTTGGTGCAGGGCGATCTTGCTGTTCCGGCAAATGCCGAGAGTATTTTTGCGAATGCCAAAAGCGCGTTCGGGCGGATCGATATCGTGATCAACAATGCCGGTTTGGTTATCAAGAAACCGATCATGGAATGCAGCGAGGAGGACTTCGACCGCAGTTTCGGAATCAATGCAAAAGCGGCGTTCTTCGTCATGCAACAAGCCGCCCGTTGTATTGAAGACGGTGGACGAGTCATCAGCATGGGGACGTCGCTACTTGGCGCATTCACGCCTATGTACGGCGTCTACGCGGGATCGAAAGCCCCACTTGAGGATTTCTCACGCGCGCTCGCAAAGGAAATCGGTGGCCGCGGTGTCACGGTCAACACGGTCGCACCCGGCCCCATCGACACACCGTTTTTTCATGGTGAGGAGAATGAACAGTCAGTTGCATACCTGAAGGCGGCAAGTGTGACCGGACGCCTTGGTGAGATCGAAGACATCGTGCCGACGATCAATTTCCTCACCGCCGCTGAAAGCCAATGGATCACGGGTCAAACGATATTTGTGAACGGCGGTTTTGTTACAAGGTAG
- a CDS encoding shikimate dehydrogenase yields MSKLRTALVVGLIGEGIGASRTPAMHEAEGAAQGLDYEYKLIDTAGMVDVDLGVLLLELNDEGFRGINVTHPFKQKVLAHVAERADEVALVGASNTVLFTERGPRAHNTDYLGFLHAFRHELATAPRKRVLLLGAGGAGRAVGLALAEAGVGTLFIRDNNVDAAERLAADIRENFPWTVAEPVDAAGLAGLVPDGIVNATPVGMVSHPGMPVARDLLEPRPWVADIVYFPLETELLRTARERGCATMSGRGMAVMQAAKAFEIFSGKQADAGRMAETFDSFDAKGDRR; encoded by the coding sequence ATGTCGAAGCTACGTACGGCACTGGTCGTCGGATTGATCGGCGAGGGGATCGGAGCGTCCCGGACGCCGGCCATGCACGAGGCGGAAGGTGCGGCGCAGGGACTCGACTACGAGTATAAGCTGATCGACACCGCCGGAATGGTAGATGTCGACCTCGGAGTATTGCTCCTGGAGCTGAACGACGAGGGTTTCCGAGGCATCAACGTCACGCATCCGTTCAAGCAAAAGGTCCTCGCACATGTCGCCGAGCGCGCCGACGAGGTTGCGCTTGTCGGGGCGAGCAACACGGTCCTGTTTACCGAACGCGGTCCCCGGGCGCACAACACGGACTATCTCGGCTTCCTGCATGCGTTCCGCCATGAGCTTGCCACAGCCCCGAGAAAGCGTGTCCTGCTGCTCGGGGCCGGAGGGGCCGGGCGTGCGGTCGGTCTTGCGCTCGCCGAAGCGGGCGTGGGCACGCTATTTATTCGCGACAACAACGTGGACGCCGCGGAGCGGCTGGCCGCCGACATCCGGGAGAACTTTCCGTGGACCGTCGCTGAGCCTGTCGATGCCGCCGGGCTCGCGGGATTGGTACCCGACGGTATCGTGAACGCGACCCCGGTCGGGATGGTGAGCCATCCCGGGATGCCTGTCGCGCGCGACCTTCTCGAGCCGCGGCCATGGGTGGCGGACATCGTCTATTTTCCGCTTGAGACGGAGCTGCTTCGCACGGCGCGGGAACGCGGCTGCGCGACCATGTCGGGACGCGGCATGGCGGTGATGCAGGCGGCCAAGGCCTTCGAGATCTTCAGCGGCAAGCAAGCCGACGCGGGCCGCATGGCAGAGACCTTCGACAGTTTCGATGCCAAGGGAGATCGCCGGTGA
- a CDS encoding NAD-dependent epimerase/dehydratase family protein has translation MNIFLTGASGFIGGSVASHLIGAGHKVRGLVRTRERAEAVTRFGIEPVLGSLEDATLLAAETKQADAVINAASADHRAAAETMLDAMAGSGRLFLHTSGSSIVGRRDEGRYSDAIFDEDTPIDPSPARAARVALNRDILAAASREIRAVIIAPSLIYGRGLGVNPDSMQVPWLIEVARRTGAARHIGPGENVWSNVHIDDLVTLYGLVLERAPAGAFYYAENGENSMREVCEAIGRMLGQSGGPEEMSIEEAAGHWGEGPANDTMASNSRVRARRARAELGWAPSARGLIEEIERGCYAGR, from the coding sequence GTGAATATTTTCCTGACCGGGGCCAGCGGATTTATCGGAGGGTCCGTCGCCTCCCACCTGATCGGTGCTGGCCACAAGGTGCGCGGTCTGGTGCGGACGCGGGAGCGCGCCGAGGCCGTGACACGTTTCGGTATCGAGCCGGTGCTCGGTAGCCTAGAAGACGCTACCTTGCTCGCCGCCGAGACAAAGCAGGCGGATGCGGTGATCAATGCCGCAAGCGCGGATCACCGCGCCGCCGCCGAGACGATGCTCGACGCCATGGCCGGCAGCGGGAGGCTGTTCCTGCATACCAGCGGTTCGAGTATCGTCGGCCGGAGGGACGAGGGGCGCTACTCGGACGCGATCTTCGACGAGGATACTCCGATCGATCCGTCGCCCGCCCGCGCCGCCCGCGTCGCGCTCAACCGCGATATCCTCGCTGCGGCGTCACGGGAGATTCGTGCCGTGATCATCGCCCCCAGCCTGATCTACGGTCGTGGTCTCGGCGTCAATCCCGACAGCATGCAGGTCCCCTGGCTGATCGAGGTCGCGCGGCGGACAGGCGCCGCGCGGCATATCGGGCCGGGCGAGAATGTCTGGTCGAACGTGCATATCGACGATCTGGTGACGCTGTATGGATTGGTGCTCGAGCGCGCGCCGGCGGGCGCGTTCTATTACGCCGAGAACGGGGAGAATTCGATGCGGGAGGTCTGCGAGGCGATCGGCCGCATGCTCGGACAAAGCGGCGGGCCCGAGGAAATGAGCATCGAAGAAGCGGCCGGCCACTGGGGCGAGGGGCCGGCGAACGACACGATGGCCTCGAACAGCCGCGTGCGGGCGCGTCGGGCCCGTGCGGAACTCGGATGGGCGCCTTCGGCCCGCGGACTGATCGAGGAAATCGAACGCGGCTGCTACGCCGGCAGGTGA